Proteins found in one Quercus robur chromosome 2, dhQueRobu3.1, whole genome shotgun sequence genomic segment:
- the LOC126712743 gene encoding protein WHAT'S THIS FACTOR 1 homolog, chloroplastic: MATTRRVFKLAQTNNTLSKATEHLDPHFSFYVSTWSKNQHRFMTSSKRVQDRSKNKRIHDLEIAKEKWKVANRVIFLMETLKNEPEMVMPVRELEQNRKQMSLPKPHSISDLLRKCPKLFELYKDKNGVLWCGMTKKAEDLVEEEQRIIEENEDKVAEYVTRFLMMSVDKRLRLDKIAHFRRDFGLPIDFRTNWVHKYPQYFKVVKRDEDDEIGFLELVSWNPAWAITELEKRAMGMGVNEVHEDHSISHNPGLLSLPFPLKFPSTYKKVYRYGGKIEHFQKRSYLSPYADARGLKAGSLEFDKRAVAVMHELLSFTIEKRLVTDHLTHFRWELVMPQKLMRLLLKHFGIFYVSERGKRFSVFLTEAYEGSELIEKGPLVLWKEKVLSLAGYRGKKKKIETYSDVSDIEDDGLSEDEHIRVQLGQEDTMGSLEDTLLRDNEEMEIGEVCNAYEDAEAS, translated from the coding sequence ATGGCCACCACCCGCCGAGTTTTCAAACTCGCTCAAACGAATAACACGTTGAGCAAAGCCACTGAGCATCTCGACCCACATTTTAGCTTCTACGTCAGTACGTGGTCTAAGAATCAGCACCGATTTATGACGAGCAGTAAGCGAGTACAAGATAGAAGCAAGAACAAGCGAATACACGACCTGGAAATCGCGAAGGAGAAGTGGAAGGTCGCGAACAGGGTCATCTTCTTGATGGAGACTCTGAAGAACGAGCCTGAGATGGTCATGCCAGTTCGTGAACTGGAACAGAACCGCAAGCAAATGAGTCTCCCGAAACCCCACAGTATCTCCGACTTGCTTCGCAAATGTCCGAAACTTTTCGAACTCTACAAGGACAAAAACGGCGTGTTGTGGTGTGGAATGACAAAGAAAGCCGAGGACTTGGTCGAAGAGGAGCAGAGAATTATCGAGGAAAACGAAGACAAGGTTGCAGAGTATGTTACAAGGTTCCTAATGATGTCTGTGGATAAACGACTTCGTTTAGATAAGATTGCGCATTTTCGACGAGACTTTGGATTGCCTATTGATTTTAGGACCAATTGGGTGCACAAATATCCTCAGTACTTTAAGGTTGTGAAGCGTGATGAGGATGATGAGATTGGGTTTTTGGAACTTGTTTCTTGGAACCCAGCTTGGGCTATTACTGAGTTGGAAAAGAGAGCAATGGGAATGGGAGTGAATGAGGTTCATGAAGATCATAGTATTAGTCATAACCCGGGATTGCTTTCGCTTCCTTTTCCTTTGAAATTCCCTTCTACTTACAAGAAAGTTTATAGATATGGAGGAAAGATTGAGCATTTTCAGAAGAGGTCATATTTGTCTCCTTATGCGGATGCCCGGGGACTCAAGGCTGGTTCACTAGAGTTTGATAAGAGGGCGGTTGCAGTTATGCACGAGTTGCTAAGCTTCACCATTGAGAAGAGATTGGTTACTGATCACCTTACACATTTTCGGTGGGAGCTCGTGATGCCCCAGAAGTTAATGAGACTTCTTTTGAAGCATTTTGGGATTTTCTATGTCTCGGAGAGGGGGAAGAGGTTTAGTGTGTTCTTGACTGAAGCTTATGAAGGTTCGGAACTGATTGAGAAAGGGCCCTTGGTGCTTTGGAAGGAGAAAGTCCTGAGTCTTGCTGGTTAcagaggaaagaagaagaagattgaaACTTATAGTGATGTGTCAGATATAGAAGATGATGGTTTGTCTGAGGACGAACACATTAGAGTGCAACTTGGGCAAGAGGATACCATGGGTAGTTTGGAGGATACTTTACTTAGAGACAATGAGGAGATGGAGATTGGAGAGGTTTGCAATGCTTACGAGGATGCTGAAGCATCTTGA